One window of the Syngnathus typhle isolate RoL2023-S1 ecotype Sweden linkage group LG21, RoL_Styp_1.0, whole genome shotgun sequence genome contains the following:
- the LOC133145554 gene encoding filamin-C-like isoform X3, translating into MMPQRHLRILAPDEEAEDEGEAEEMPATEKDLAEDAPWKKIQQNTFTRWCNEHLKCVHKRMLDLQKDLADGLKLIALLEVLSQKNMYRKYHARPNFRQMKLENVSVALEFLERQHIRLVSIDSKAIVDGNLKLILGLIWTLILHYSISMPMWEDEDDEDARKLTPKQRLLGWIQNKVPQVPITNFHRDWRDGKALGALVDNCAPGLCPDWETWDPSQPVENAREAMQQADDWLGVPQVIAPEEIVDPDVDEHSVMTYLSQFPKAKLKPGAPLRAKTLHPKRAKAYGPGIEPHGNVVLKPAEFLVETVEAGLGEVLVYVEDSEGHTEEARAIPNNDKKRTYSVVYLPRVEGLHQVKVLFAGQDIDRSPFTVHVSKAMGDPSRVQARGPGLQHLGNVATKPTYFDIYIAGAGAGDVGVTIVDSNGRRDTVEVVLENKGDSIFRCTYVPVLEGAHSLYVTFAGQQIPGSPFSVLIGQACNPNACRASGRGLQPKGLRVKEVADFKVDTRGAGSGELRVAVKGPKGLEEPVKVVEVDGGRFECNYYPIATGSYIITITWGGHSIPRSPFEVYVSEEAGPQKVRAWGPGLETGMVGKSADFVVEAIGTEVGTLGFSIEGPSQAKIECDDKGDGSCDVRYWPTEPGDYAVHVICDDEDVKDSPFVAHVLPAAVDLHPEKVRCYGPGLEPVGCIINKPADFTIDVGGAGRGQLRLYAQDAEGCPIDVEVRDNGDESFLCVYVPAKPIKHTIIVTWAEVNVPNSPFRVSIGEGSHPHKVKVLGPGVERSGLKATEPTYFTVDCGEAGQGDVSIGIKCAPGVVGPAEAGIDFDIIKNDNDTFTVKYTPPAPGHYSVMVLFADQEIPISPFRIKVDPAHDAAKVKAEGPGLNKLGVEAGKPTHFTIYAKGAGKAQPEVHFGGADKMPDFEIIDNHDYSYTVRYTAKEQGSLAITVLHGGDAIPKSPFHVQVAPPLDLSKVQVHGLENKVEVGKDQEFSISTSGAGGQGRVDVKIVSPSRRPVPYKLESGAGNHIHSVSFTPPEEGLYTVEISYDENPVPGGPLSVEGILAPDPSKVRAYGPGLEGGAVGKAAPFAIDTKGAGSGGLGLTVEGPCEAKIECQDNGDGSCSVSYLPTEPGEYNINILFAEQHVPGSPFKAAVRSAFQPSKVTARGPGLERGKAHQAGSFLVDCSQAGEAELTVEIVSEKGSKAEVHVENNQDGTYSITYIPQSHGVHTLTIKYGGHLVPKFPARLQVDAALDLSGVKVYGPGVEARGVLREVPTHFTVDVRSIYQSAGGHVKAYISNPSGATTDAYVTDKADGTYRVDYTPFEDGLHVIEVMLDDDPLPNSPFRVSASEGCDPSRVRAYGPGLEEALVNNRNPFTVETRGAGTGGLGLAIEGPSEAKMSCKDNKDGSCSVEYIPFTCGDYDVNITFGGLPVPGSPFRVPAREVVDPTKVRCSGPGLGSAVRAHVFQTFTVDSSKAGAAPLEVQIFGPTGATEPVSVLDNGDGTRTVNYTPSNDGAYTICIKYAQQEVPQSPFKIKTLPAHDASKVRASGPGLNSSGVPASLPVEFTIDARDAGEGLLTVQIQGPDGCEHQAAVFVQDWHTHVWESLIAKRTIPFSIFKRACDPEAKPKKANIRDNRDGTYTVSYVPDMAGRYTITIKYGGDEIPYSPYRIHAAPSGDASKCLVTVSIGGHGPGSGVGPTIHIGEETVITVDAKAAGKGKVTCKVSTPDGAELDVDVVENPDGTFDIYYTAPQPGKYVITIRFGGEHIPNSPFHVLATDDPTIPADGTEAAALRPFCLVIPFTVQTGEITGEVRMASGRTARPTIADNKDGTVTVKYSPTERGLHEMDIKYNGQHIPGSPLQFFVDAINSAHVTAYGPGLSHGVVHSPATFTIATKDAGEGGLSLAVEGPSKAEISCKDNKDGTCTVSYLPTVPGDYVIIVKFDEQHIAGSPFGAKITGDDPHATSQLNVGTATDVSLRIMETDLASLTASIRAPSGSQEACLLKRLPNRHIGISFTPKEVGEHVVSVKKGGTHVTNSPFKIMVAQSEIGDASKVKVLGAGLLEARTSEVAHFIVDTRTAGYGGLGLSIEGPSKVDINCEDVEDGTCRVTYCPGEPGNYIINIKFADQHVSGSPFTVKVFGEGRMKETITRKRQAPAIATVGGTCDLNLKIPGNWFQMVSAQERVTRTFTRSSHTYTRTERTEISKTRGGETKREVRVEESTQVGDPFRDVFGDIMGRESLSGFGGKSPPHDGEHQEMAAQVTSPGGKCEDAEIIRGEDSTYSVRFVPQEMGAHVVDVKYRGQHVPGSPFQFTVGPLGEGGAHKVRAGGTGLERAVAGIPAEFSIWTREAGAGGLSIAVEGPSKAEIAFEDRKDGSCGVSYVVQEPGDYEVSIKFNDEHVPDSPFTVPVASLSDGARRLTITSLQDSGLKVNQEASFAVRLNGARGVIDAKMNAPSGATQECLISQLDGDQYAISFVPKENGVHSIEVRFGGSHVPGSPFKIRVGEPGQTGDPSKVSASGSGLESGTTGVASEFTVNTSNAGGGALSVTIDGPSKVQMSCQECAEGYLVSYTPMAPGSYLISIKYAGAKHIVGSPFKAKVSGPSLCSGPGLHESSSVLVETVTKSSGMAGAFASLPKFSSDASKVVSRGAGLSKAFVGQKNSFMVDCSKAGSNMLMVGVHGPRAPCEEVYVKHAGHRMYNVTYTVKEAGNYIVMVKWGDAHIPGSPFHVTVP; encoded by the exons ATGATGCCACAGCGGCACCTCCGCATTTTGGCGCCGGACGAGGAAGCGGAAGACGAGGGGGAAGCCGAGGAGATGCCGGCCACGGAGAAGGACCTGGCCGAAGACGCTCCCTGGAAGAAGATCCAGCAGAACACGTTCACCAGGTGGTGCAACGAGCATCTCAAGTGCGTCCACAAGCGCATGTTGGACCTCCAGAAGGACCTGGCGGATGGCCTGAAGCTCATTGCGCTACTGGAGGTCCTGAGTCAAAAGAACATGTACCGCAAGTACCACGCCAGGCCCAATTTCCGCCAGATGAAGCTGGAGAACGTGTCGGTAGCGCTGGAGTTCCTGGAGCGACAACACATCCGCCTGGTGTCCATCG ACTCCAAAGCCATCGTGGACGGGAATCTGAAGCTGATCCTAGGTCTGATCTGGACCCTAATCCTGCACTACTCCATCTCCATGCCCATGTGGGAGGATGAGGACGACGAGGACGCCAGGAAGCTGACACCCAAGCAACGTCTTCTGGGCTGGATCCAGAATAAGGTGCCCCAGGTGCCTATCACCAACTTTCACCGCGACTGGAGGGATGGCAAGGCCCTGGGAGCTCTGGTGGACAACTGTGCCCCAG GCCTCTGCCCAGACTGGGAAACCTGGGATCCAAGTCAGCCGGTGGAGAACGCCAGAGAGGCCATGCAACAGGCGGACGACTGGTTGGGCGTACCTCAG GTCATCGCGCCAGAGGAAATCGTGGACCCCGACGTGGACGAGCACTCGGTGATGACCTACCTGTCGCAGTTTCCCAAAGCCAAACTGAAGCCAGGTGCCCCCTTGAGGGCAAAAACTCTGCATCCCAAGAGGGCAAAAGCCTATGGGCCAG gcATTGAACCTCACGGGAACGTGGTGCTCAAACCGGCAGAGTTTCTGGTGGAAACGGTGGAGGCTGGGCTGGGCGAGGTTTTGGTTTACGTGGAGGATTCGGAAGGGCACACAGAGGAG GCCCGAGCGATCCCAAACAACGACAAGAAGCGAACCTACTCAGTCGTCTATTTGCCCAGAGTGGAGGGTCTCCATCAG GTAAAGGTTCTGTTTGCGGGCCAGGACATTGACCGGAGCCCCTTCACGGTCCACGTCTCCAAAGCCATGGGGGACCCGAGCCGAGTGCAGGCCCGCGGCCCGGGGCTGCAGCACCTGGGCAACGTGGCCACCAAGCCTACCTACTTTGACATCTACATAGCAG GCGCCGGCGCTGGTGACGTGGGCGTGACCATCGTGGACTCAAATGGTCGCAGGGACACAGTGGAAGTGGTTCTGGAGAACAAAGGCGACAGCATCTTCCGATGCACCTATGTACCCGTTCTGGAGGGAGCGCACAGCCTTTATGTCACTTTTGCCGGACAGCAGATTCCCGGGAGCCCCTTCTCCGTCCTTATTGGCCAAG CCTGCAACCCCAACGCCTGCAGGGCGTCTGGCCGCGGTCTGCAGCCCAAAGGTCTGAGGGTGAAGGAAGTTGCTGACTTCAAAGTGGACACCCGAGGCGCTGGAAGCGGCGAGCTCCGAGTAGCGGTGAAAGGACCAA AGGGACTGGAGGAGCCAGTGAAGGTGGTGGAGGTGGACGGCGGGCGCTTTGAGTGTAACTACTACCCGATTGCGACAGGAAGTTACATCATCACCATCACTTGGGGGGGTCACAGCATCCCGCGCAG TCCCTTTGAAGTCTACGTGAGCGAAGAGGCAGGCCCTCAGAAGGTGCGGGCCTGGGGTCCTGGTCTGGAGACGGGTATGGTGGGAAAGAGCGCCGACTTTGTGGTGGAGGCCATCGGGACAGAGGTGGGAACACTAG GCTTCTCCATCGAGGGTCCGTCTCAAGCCAAGATCGAGTGCGATGACAAAGGGGACGGCTCCTGCGACGTCAGGTACTGGCCCACCGAGCCTGGCGACTACGCCGTCCATGTCATTTGTGACGACGAGGACGTGAAGGACAGCCCCTTCGTAGCGCACGTCCTGCCTGCCGCCGTGGACCTTCACCCAGAAAAG GTGAGGTGTTACGGGCCGGGCCTGGAACCCGTTGGCTGCATCATCAACAAACCGGCGGATTTCACCATCGATGTCGGAGGAGCCGGCAGAGGCCAGCTGAGGCTCTACGCTCAG GACGCTGAAGGTTGCCCTATAGACGTTGAGGTCAGGGACAATGGCGACGAGAGCTTCTTGTGCGTTTACGTCCCCGCCAAGCCCATCAAGCACACCATCATCGTAACGTGGGCTGAGGTCAACGTTCCAAACAGTCCCTTCAGG GTGAGCATCGGAGAAGGCAGCCATCCGCACAAGGTGAAGGTTTTGGGTCCCGGCGTGGAGAGAAGCGGACTGAAGGCCACCGAGCCCACCTACTTCACCGTGGACTGCGGCGAGGCGGGACAAG GGGACGTCAGCATCGGCATCAAGTGCGCACCCGGTGTGGTCGGGCCCGCCGAGGCCGGCATCGACTTTGACATCATCAAGAATGACAATGACACGTTCACGGTCAAGTACACGCCGCCGGCCCCGGGCCACTACAGCGTCATGGTGCTGTTTGCCGACCAG GAAATTCCAATCAGCCCCTTCAGGATCAAAGTGGATCCTGCTCACGATGCTGCCAAAGTCAAAGCAGAAGGACCCGGACTCAACAAATTGG GCGTTGAAGCGGGAAAGCCGACGCACTTCACCATCTACGCCAAAGGAGCTGGCAAAGCGCAGCCCGAGGTCCACTTTGGAGGCGCCGATAAAATGCCAGACTTTGAGATCATCGACAACCACGACTACTCATATACGGTCCGCTACACCGCCAAGGAGCAG GGAAGTTTGGCCATCACTGTCCTCCACGGGGGTGATGCCATTCCCAAAAGTCCCTTTCACGTCCAAGTAGCTCCACCTTTGGATCTCAGCAAGGTCCAAGTTCACGGCCTGGAGAACA AGGTGGAGGTCGGAAAAGATCAGGAGTTCAGCATCAGTACTTCGGGTGCCGGCGGCCAGGGCCGAGTGGACGTGAAGATCGTTTCGCCGTCTCGCCGACCCGTTCCGTACAAGCTGGAGTCCGGTGCGGGCAACCACATTCATTCGGTCAGCTTCACGCCGCCGGAAGAGGGGCTGTACACCGTGGAAATCAGCTACGACGAGAACCCAGTCCCGGGAGGTCCCTTGTCGGTGGAGGGCATCTTAGCCCCCGATCCCTCCAAG GTGCGAGCCTACGGTCCAGGTCTGGAGGGAGGCGCGGTGGGCAAAGCGGCCCCCTTTGCCATCGATACAAAGGGAGCGGGCAGCGGCGGTTTAGGCCTGACGGTGGAGGGTCCCTGCGAGGCCAAGATCGAATGCCAGGACAACGGCGACGGCTCCTGCTCCGTGTCCTACTTGCCCACCGAGCCGGGCGAGTACAACATCAACATCCTGTTTGCCGAGCAGCACGTCCCGGGCTCCCCCTTCAAGGCCGCCGTCCGCTCGGCCTTCCAGCCGAGCAAGGTGACGGCCCGCGGGCCCGGTTTGGAGCGGGGGAAAGCCCACCAGGCCGGCTCCTTCCTGGTGGACTGCTCCCAAGCCGGAGAGGCGGAGCTCACCGTCGAGATCGTTTCCGAGAAGGGCTCCAAAGCTGAAGTTCACGTGGAGAACAACCAGGACGGAACCTACTCAATCACCTACATCCCGCAGTCTCACGGTGTGCACACCCTCACCATCAAGTACGGAGGACACCTGGTGCCAAAGTTTCCCGCACGTCTGCAGGTGGACGCGGCCCTTGACCTCAGTGGCGTCAAGGTTTACGGACCCGGCGTGGAAGCCAGGG GAGTCCTGAGAGAAGTCCCCACACACTTCACGGTGGATGTCCGAAGTATATACCAGAGCGCCGGCGGCCATGTCAAAGCGTACATTTCGAATCCGTCGGGCGCCACCACAGACGCCTACGTGACGGACAAGGCCGATGGCACGTACCGCGTGGACTACACGCCTTTCGAGGATG GTTTGCACGTCATCGAGGTGATGTTGGACGACGATCCCCTCCCCAATAGCCCGTTCAGGGTGTCCGCGAGCGAGGGTTGCGATCCCAGTCGAGTCCGAGCCTACGGGCCGGGCCTGGAAGAGGCTCTGGTGAACAATCGCAACCCATTTACTGTCGAGACCAG GGGTGCCGGCACCGGGGGTCTCGGCCTGGCCATCGAGGGTCCGTCGGAGGCCAAGATGTCCTGCAAGGACAACAAAGATGGCAGCTGTAGCGTGGAGTACATTCCCTTCACTTGTGGAGACTATGACGTCAACATCACCTTTGGGGGGCTTCCCGTTCCAG GAAGTCCATTTCGAGTCCCAGCGCGAGAGGTGGTGGACCCCACCAAAGTGCGCTGTTCCGGACCCGGGCTTGGAAGCGCCGTCCGTGCTCATGTCTTTCAGACCTTTACTGTTGACAGCAGCAAGGCTGGCGCAGCCCCTTTGGAGGTCCAGATCTTTGGGCCGACAG GTGCCACTGAGCCCGTCAGCGTTTTGGACAACGGTGACGGAACGCGCACGGTCAATTACACCCCCAGCAACGATGGTGCGTACACTATCTGCATCAAATACGCCCAGCAGGAGGTTCCTCAAAG TCCATTCAAGATCAAGACCCTGCCGGCTCACGATGCCAGCAAGGTCCGTGCCAGCGGTCCCGGTCTGAATTCATCAGGCGTTCCCGCCAGTCTCCCAGTGGAGTTCACCATCGACGCCAGAGATGCCGGGGAGGGACTGCTGACGGTTCAGATCCAG GGTCCTGACGGCTGCGAGCACCAGGCTGCCGTCTTTGTGCAGGACTGGCACACGCATGTCTGGGAATCTCTTATAGCCAAGAGAACCATCCCGTTCTCCATTTTTAAGAGAGCCTGT GATCCCGAGGCCAAGCCCAAGAAGGCCAACATCAGAGACAACCGTGACGGGACCTACACGGTGTCCTACGTCCCGGACATGGCGGGCCGCTACACCATCACCATCAAGTACGGCGGCGACGAAATACCGTACTCGCCGTACCGCATCCACGCTGCGCCCAGCGGCGATGCCAGCAAGTGTCTGGTCACAG TGTCAATCGGAGGACACGGACCAG GGTCCGGGGTGGGTCCCACCATCCACATCGGAGAGGAGACGGTGATCACAGTGGATGCGAAGGCTGCCGGGAAAGGCAAGGTCACCTGTAAGGTGTCCACACCGGACGGGGCAGAACTGGACGTGGACGTGGTGGAAAATCCAGACGGCACATTTGACATTTACTACACGGCGCCCCAACCCGGGAAGTATGTCATCACcatccgctttggaggagagcaCATTCCCAACAGTCCCTTCCACGTACTG GCGACCGACGACCCGACGATCCCCGCCGACGGGACGGAGGCTGCCGCGCTCCGGCCCTTCTGCTTGGTCATTCCCTTCACTGTCCAGACTGGAGAAATCACGG GTGAAGTGCGAATGGCGTCCGGTCGCACGGCCCGCCCGACCATCGCAGACAACAAAGACGGCACCGTCACCGTCAAGTACTCGCCAACTGAGCGAGGCCTGCACGAGATGGACATCAAGTACAACGGCCAGCATATCCCAG GAAGTCCGCTTCAGTTCTTCGTGGATGCCATTAATAGCGCTCACGTGACGGCGTACGGCCCCGGCTTGAGCCACGGCGTGGTCCACTCACCAGCGACCTTCACCATCGCCACCAAGGACGCGGGAGAGG GCGGTTTGTCACTGGCAGTGGAAGGACCGTCCAAAGCCGAGATCAGCTGCAAGGACAACAAAGACGGAACCTGCACCGTGTCCTACTTGCCCACGGTGCCCGGCGACTACGTCATCATTGTCAAGTTTGACGAGCAACACATTGCCGGCAGCCCGTTCGGCGCCAAGATCACCG GCGATGACCCTCACGCCACGTCTCAGCTCAACGTCGGCACGGCCACAGACGTCTCCTTGAGGATCATGGAGACGGACCTGGCCAGTCTGACGGCGAGCATTCGAGCACCGTCGGGAAGCCAAGAGGCGTGCCTCCTCAAGAGACTTCCCAACAGACACATCG GCATCTCCTTCACGCCAAAGGAAGTCGGCGAGCACGTGGTGAGCGTGAAGAAGGGCGGCACGCACGTGACCAACAGCCCCTTTAAGATCATGGTGGCGCAGTCGGAGATCGGCGATGCCAGCAAGGTGAAAGTGTTGGGGGCGGGGCTGCTGGAGGCCCGCACCTCGGAGGTGGCCCACTTCATCGTCGACACCAGGACTGCCG GTTACGGCGGTCTCGGTCTGTCCATCGAGGGTCCCAGCAAGGTGGACATCAACTGCGAGGACGTGGAGGACGGCACGTGTCGCGTCACTTACTGTCCCGGCGAGCCTGGCAACTACATCATCAACATCAAGTTTGCCGACCAGCACGTCTCCG GAAGTCCCTTCACCGTCAAAGTGTTTGGCGAGGGCAGGATGAAGGAGACCATCACCAGGAAGCGGCAGGCACCCGCCATCGCCACCGTGGGAGGCACATGTGACCTCAACCTGAAGATCCCAG GCAACTGGTTCCAGATGGTTTCGGCGCAGGAGCGGGTGACGCGCACCTTCACGCGCAGCAGCCACACCTACACGCGCACCGAACGCACCGAGATCAGCAAGACGCGTGGCGGCGAGACCAAGCGAGAAGTCCGCGTGGAGGAGAGCACGCAGGTCGGAGACCCCTTTCGGGACGTCTTTGGAGACATCATGGGGCGGGAGAGTCTGAGCGGCTTTGGCGGAAAGTCTCCACCGCACGACG GCGAGCACCAGGAGATGGCGGCTCAGGTGACGAGTCCGGGCGGCAAGTGCGAAGATGCCGAGATCATCCGCGGCGAGGACAGCACGTACAGCGTCCGCTTCGTACCGCAGGAGATGGGCGCGCACGTAGTGGACGTCAAATACCGTGGCCAACACGTTCCCGGGAGCCCCTTCCAGTTCACCGTGGGCCCCCTGGGAGAGGGCGGGGCCCACAAGGTGCGGGCGGGCGGCACGGGCCTCGAGCGAGCCGTGGCCGGCATTCCGGCCGAGTTCAGCATCTGGACCAGGGAGGCGGGAGCGGGCGGGCTCTCCATTGCGGTGGAGGGGCCCAGCAAGGCCGAAATTGCCTTTGAGGACCGCAAGGACGGTTCCTGCGGTGTCTCCTACGTGGTCCAGGAGCCAG GAGACTACGAGGTCTCCATCAAGTTCAACGACGAGCATGTCCCGGACTCCCCCTTCACGGTCCCCGTGGCCAGCTTGTCAGACGGCGCCCGCCGCCTCACCATCACCAGCCTTCAG GACTCCGGACTGAAGGTGAACCAAGAAGCCTCGTTTGCAGTGCGGCTGAACGGTGCTCGCGGTGTCATTGACGCCAAAATGAATGCGCCCTCCGGAGCCACGCAGGAATGTTTGATCAGCCAGCTGGACGGCG ATCAGTACGCCATTAGCTTCGTACCCAAAGAGAACGGCGTCCACTCCATCGAGGTGCGCTTCGGTGGCAGCCACGTGCCGGGAAGCCCTTTCAAGATTCGCGTGGGGGAGCCCGGTCAGACAGGAGACCCCAGCAAGGTGTCGGCTTCCGGGTCGGGCCTGGAAAGCGGGACCACGG GGGTGGCGTCAGAGTTCACGGTGAACACGTCGAACGCCGGCGGTGGAGCTCTGTCTGTGACCATTGACGGACCCTCTAAAGTCCAGATGAGCTGCCAGGAATGTGCAGAAGGCTACCTGGTGTCCTACACCCCCATGGCTCCCGGGAGCTACCTGATCTCCATCAAGTATGCGGGAGCCAAGCACATTGTCGGCAGTCCCTTCAAGGCCAAAGTCTCTG GCCCGAGCTTATGCAGCGGTCCCGGTCTTCACGAGAGCTCGTCTGTTCTGGTGGAAACCGTCACCAAGTCGTCTGGAATGGCCGGGGCCTTCGCTTCCCTGCCCAAATTCTCCTCAGATGCCAGCAAGGTGGTCTCCAGGGGGGCCGGCCTGTCCAAAGCCTTTGTGGGCCAGAAGAACTCCTTCATGGTGGATTGCAGCAAAGCAG GAAGCAACATGTTAATGGTGGGGGTCCACGGTCCCAGGGCCCCGTGCGAGGAGGTCTACGTGAAGCACGCAGGCCACAGGATGTACAATGTGACGTACACGGTGAAAGAAGCAGGAAACTACATCGTCATGGTCAAGTGGGGCGACGCCCACATCCCCGGGAGTCCCTTTCACGTCACTGTACCATGA